From Brassica oleracea var. oleracea cultivar TO1000 chromosome C3, BOL, whole genome shotgun sequence, a single genomic window includes:
- the LOC106334817 gene encoding elongation factor Tu, chloroplastic-like isoform X1, with the protein MAISSPAACSSRLITSYSTPSLSLSPAAISTSIKLKALNLSTSFLPPLSFTTPSSSLPQSTRRSFTVRAARGKFERKKPHVNIGTIGHVDHGKTTLTAALTMALASMGNSVAKKYDEIDAAPEERARGITINTATVEYETENRHYAHVDCPGHADYVKNMITGAAQMDGAILVVSGADGPMPQTKEHILLAKQVGVPDMVVFLNKEDQVDDAELLELVELEVRELLSSYEFNGDDIPIISGSALLAVETLTENPNVKRGDNKWVDKIYELMDAVDSYIPIPQRQTELPFLLAVEDVFSITGRGTVATGRVERGTVKVGETVDLVGLRETRNYTVTGVEMFQKILDEALAGDNVGLLLRGIQKADIQRGMVLAKPGSITPHTKFEAIVYVLKKEEGGRHSPFFAGYRPQFYMRTTDVTGKVTKIMNDKDEESKMVMPGDRVKIVVELIVPVACEQGMRFAIREGGKTVGAGVIQSIIE; encoded by the exons ATGGCGATATCATCTCCCGCCGCTTGTTCCTCTAGACTCATCACTTCCTACTCAACCCCTTCACTCTCCCTCTCCCCCGCCGCCATTTCCACCTCAATCAAACTCAAAGCCCTAAACCTCTCCACCTCCTTCCTCCCTCCACTCTCATTCACCACCCCATCCTCCTCCCTTCCCCAATCCACCCGCCGCTCCTTCACCGTGCGCGCGGCACGTGGCAAATTCGAGCGGAAAAAACCTCACGTCAACATCGGAACAATCGGACACGTGGACCACGGCAAAACCACCCTAACCGCCGCCCTCACCATGGCCCTCGCCTCCATGGGAAACAGCGTCGCCAAAAAGTACGACGAGATCGACGCCGCGCCCGAGGAGAGAGCCCGCGGAATCACGATCAACACCGCGACCGTCGAGTACGAGACGGAGAACCGCCACTACGCCCACGTGGACTGCCCCGGACACGCCGATTACGTCAAGAACATGATCACCGGAGCCGCGCAGATGGACGGAGCGATCCTCGTCGTCTCCGGCGCCGACGGACCGATGCCGCAGACCAAAGAGCACATCCTCCTCGCTAAACAGGTCGGCGTCCCGGACATGGTTGTCTTCCTCAACAAAGAGGATCAGGTCGACGACGCGGAGCTGCTGGAGCTCGTCGAGCTCGAGGTGCGTGAGCTTCTGTCCTCTTACGAGTTCAACGGCGACGATATCCCGATTATCTCCGGATCCGCGTTGTTAGCTGTGGAGACGCTCACCGAGAATCCTAACGTGAAGCGTGGCGATAACAAGTGGGTGGATAAGATTTACGAGCTCATGGACGCCGTTGATAGCTACATCCCAATCCCTCAGAGACAGACTGAG TTGCCTTTCTTGCTAGCTGTTGAGGATGTGTTCTCTATAACCGGACGTGGGACGGTTGCCACGGGGAGGGTTGAGAGAGGGACTGTGAAGGTTGGAGAGACTGTTGATTTAGTTGGTTTAAGAGAGACTAGGAACTATACAGTCACTGGTGTTGAGATGTTTCAGAAGATTCTTGATGAGGCCTTAGCTGGTGACAATGTTGGGTTGTTGCTTAGGGGTATTCAAAAGGCTGATATTCAGAGGGGGATGGTGTTGGCTAAGCCTGGGAGTATTACTCCGCATACTAAGTTTGAGGCGATTGTGTATGTGTTGAAGAAGGAAGAAGGTGGGAGGCATTCTCCGTTCTTTGCTGGGTATAGGCCTCAGTTTTACATGAGGACGACTGATGTTACGGGGAAAGTGACCAAGATTATGAATGATAAAGATGAAGAGTCGAAGATGGTTATGCCTGGGGATAGAGTTAAGATTGTTGTGGAGCTTATTGTGCCTGTGGCTTGTGAGCAAGGGATGAGGTTTGCTATTAGAGAAGGAGGGAAGACTGTTGGTGCTGGTGTTATTCAGTCTATCATCGAATGA
- the LOC106334817 gene encoding elongation factor Tu, chloroplastic-like isoform X2, which produces MAISSPAACSSRLITSYSTPSLSLSPAAISTSIKLKALNLSTSFLPPLSFTTPSSSLPQSTRRSFTVRAARGKFERKKPHVNIGTIGHVDHGKTTLTAALTMALASMGNSVAKKYDEIDAAPEERARGITINTATVEYETENRHYAHVDCPGHADYVKNMITGAAQMDGAILVVSGADGPMPQTKEHILLAKQVGVPDMVVFLNKEDQVDDAELLELVELEVRELLSSYEFNGDDIPIISGSALLAVETLTENPNVKRGDNKWVDKIYELMDAVDSYIPIPQRQTELPFLLAVEDVFSITGRGTVATGRVERGTVKVGETVDLVGLRETRNYTVTGVEMFQKILDEALAGDNVGLLLRGIQKADIQRGMVLAKPGSITPHTKFEAIVYVLKKEEGGRHSPFFAGYRPQFYMRTTDVTGKVTKIMNDKDEESKMVMPGDRVKIVVELIVPVACEQGMRFAIREGGKTVGAGVIQSIIE; this is translated from the exons ATGGCGATATCATCTCCCGCCGCTTGTTCCTCTAGACTCATCACTTCCTACTCAACCCCTTCACTCTCCCTCTCCCCCGCCGCCATTTCCACCTCAATCAAACTCAAAGCCCTAAACCTCTCCACCTCCTTCCTCCCTCCACTCTCATTCACCACCCCATCCTCCTCCCTTCCCCAATCCACCCGCCGCTCCTTCACCGTGCGCGCGGCACGTGGCAAATTCGAGCGGAAAAAACCTCACGTCAACATCGGAACAATCGGACACGTGGACCACGGCAAAACCACCCTAACCGCCGCCCTCACCATGGCCCTCGCCTCCATGGGAAACAGCGTCGCCAAAAAGTACGACGAGATCGACGCCGCGCCCGAGGAGAGAGCCCGCGGAATCACGATCAACACCGCGACCGTCGAGTACGAGACGGAGAACCGCCACTACGCCCACGTGGACTGCCCCGGACACGCCGATTACGTCAAGAACATGATCACCGGAGCCGCGCAGATGGACGGAGCGATCCTCGTCGTCTCCGGCGCCGACGGACCGATGCCGCAGACCAAAGAGCACATCCTCCTCGCTAAACAGGTCGGCGTCCCGGACATGGTTGTCTTCCTCAACAAAGAGGATCAGGTCGACGACGCGGAGCTGCTGGAGCTCGTCGAGCTCGAGGTGCGTGAGCTTCTGTCCTCTTACGAGTTCAACGGCGACGATATCCCGATTATCTCCGGATCCGCGTTGTTAGCTGTGGAGACGCTCACCGAGAATCCTAACGTGAAGCGTGGCGATAACAAGTGGGTGGATAAGATTTACGAGCTCATGGACGCCGTTGATAGCTACATCCCAATCCCTCAGAGACAGA CTGAGTTGCCTTTCTTGCTAGCTGTTGAGGATGTGTTCTCTATAACCGGACGTGGGACGGTTGCCACGGGGAGGGTTGAGAGAGGGACTGTGAAGGTTGGAGAGACTGTTGATTTAGTTGGTTTAAGAGAGACTAGGAACTATACAGTCACTGGTGTTGAGATGTTTCAGAAGATTCTTGATGAGGCCTTAGCTGGTGACAATGTTGGGTTGTTGCTTAGGGGTATTCAAAAGGCTGATATTCAGAGGGGGATGGTGTTGGCTAAGCCTGGGAGTATTACTCCGCATACTAAGTTTGAGGCGATTGTGTATGTGTTGAAGAAGGAAGAAGGTGGGAGGCATTCTCCGTTCTTTGCTGGGTATAGGCCTCAGTTTTACATGAGGACGACTGATGTTACGGGGAAAGTGACCAAGATTATGAATGATAAAGATGAAGAGTCGAAGATGGTTATGCCTGGGGATAGAGTTAAGATTGTTGTGGAGCTTATTGTGCCTGTGGCTTGTGAGCAAGGGATGAGGTTTGCTATTAGAGAAGGAGGGAAGACTGTTGGTGCTGGTGTTATTCAGTCTATCATCGAATGA
- the LOC106332125 gene encoding vacuolar protein sorting-associated protein 2 homolog 2-like: MNIFKKKTTPKEALRTSKREMAVATRGIEREITSLQLEEKRLVAEIKKTAKTGNEAATKILARQLVRLRQQITNLQGSRAQIRGVTTHTQALYASTSISSGMKGATTAMVAMNKQMAPTKQAKVIKEFQKQSAQLDMTIEMMSEAIDETLDKDEAEEETEDLTNQVLDEIGVGVASQLSSAPKGRIATKTAAPNTVNNKSENNDSGSTEVDDLERRLASLRRI; the protein is encoded by the exons ATGAACATTTTCAAGAAGAAGACCACTCCCAAAG AGGCTCTCCGCACCAGCAAGAGAGAAATGGCTGTGGCTACACGAG GTATTGAACGTGAGATTACATCTCTTCAACTGGAG GAGAAGAGGCTTGTAGCAGAAATCAAGAAAACAGCTAAGACTGGAAATGAG GCTGCCACAAAGATCTTAGCTCGACAACTTGTTCGATTAAGGCAACAGATCACCAATTTGCAGGGAAGCCGAGCTCAAATTCGTGGTGTGACCACGCATACACAG GCATTGTATGCAAGCACCTCAATCTCATCAGGAATGAAAGGTGCAACCACAGCCATGGTTGCAATGAACAAG CAAATGGCACCAACGAAACAAGCTAAGGTGATCAAGGAATTTCAGAAGCAGTCTGCACAACTGGACATGACG ATAGAGATGATGTCAGAGGCAATTGATGAAACACTTGACAAAGACGAAGCTGAAGAAGAAACTGAAGATCTCACTAACCAG GTGCTCGATGAGATTGGTGTTGGTGTTGCATCTCAG TTGTCTTCAGCTCCAAAGGGTCGGATTGCAACAAAGACCGCTGCTCCCAACACAGTCAATAACAAGAGCGAGAACAATGA CTCAGGATCAACTGAAGTGGATGATCTGGAGAGGAGATTGGCTTCACTTCGACGTATCTGA
- the LOC106332423 gene encoding protein LSD1-like isoform X2, translating to MMAEMQDQLVCHGCRNTLLYPRGATNVRCALCNTVNQFAHINCGNCRTTLMYPYGASSVKCAVCQFVTNVNLMGNGRVPNMPNGAASPGTMLSTSTQSIPPSKTQTVVVENPMSVNGSGKLVSNVVVGVTTCKK from the exons ATGATGGCAGAGATGCAGGACCAGCTCGTGTGTCATGGCTGTAGAAACACATTGCTCTATCCTAGAGGAGCTACCAACGTTCGTTGTGCCTTATGCAACACTGT CAATCAGTTTGCGCATATCAACTGTGGGAACTGTCGGACGACACTCATGTATCCGTACGGTGCATCATCTGTTAAATGCGCTGTTTGCCAGTTCGTTACTAACGTTAAT CTGATGGGCAATGGAAGGGTGCCTAACATGCCAAATGGAGCAGCCTCTCCCGGGACTATGTTATCTACATCCACC CAGTCAATACCACCGTCTAAGACACAAACCGTTGTTGTAGAAAACCCAATGTCGGTTAATGGAAGTGGAAAGTTG GTGAGCAACGTTGTGGTTGGAGTGACAACATGCAAAAAATAA
- the LOC106332423 gene encoding protein LSD1-like isoform X1: MGWTWLTLYVVVVELCFMYTRGASSVRCSCCQTLNLVPAPTPSNQFAHINCGNCRTTLMYPYGASSVKCAVCQFVTNVNLMGNGRVPNMPNGAASPGTMLSTSTQSIPPSKTQTVVVENPMSVNGSGKLVSNVVVGVTTCKK, translated from the exons ATG GGATGGACATGGCTCACATTGTATGTGGTGGTTGTCGAACTATGCTTTATGTATACCCGTGGAGCAAGTAGCGTCAGATGCTCTTGCTGTCAGACTCTCAACCTTGTCCCAG CACCAACACCATCCAATCAGTTTGCGCATATCAACTGTGGGAACTGTCGGACGACACTCATGTATCCGTACGGTGCATCATCTGTTAAATGCGCTGTTTGCCAGTTCGTTACTAACGTTAAT CTGATGGGCAATGGAAGGGTGCCTAACATGCCAAATGGAGCAGCCTCTCCCGGGACTATGTTATCTACATCCACC CAGTCAATACCACCGTCTAAGACACAAACCGTTGTTGTAGAAAACCCAATGTCGGTTAATGGAAGTGGAAAGTTG GTGAGCAACGTTGTGGTTGGAGTGACAACATGCAAAAAATAA
- the LOC106332422 gene encoding CASP-like protein 1B2, with protein MPREKILFAGGGTTKSWKVLLALRILALIATLAAAIVMGLNKETKTLVVATIGTVPIKATLTAKFQDTPAFVFFVIANAMVSFHNLLMIGLQIFSRKLECKGFRLLSVAILDMLNAALVSAAANGAVFIAEIGQNGNKHAKWNKVCDRFSIYCDHGRGALIAAFSGVILMLLVSAVSISRLSIYSNKPSTSTAAAVASP; from the exons ATGCCTAGAGAAAAGATTCTGTTTGCTGGTGGTGGGACCACAAAGAGCTGGAAAGTACTCTTGGCGCTGAGAATACTTGCACTCATTGCCACTTTAGCTGCAGCCATTGTAATGGGTTTGAACAAAGAGACAAAGACCTTGGTTGTGGCCACCATCGGAACTGTTCCTATCAAAGCCACACTAACCGCTAAGTTTCAGGACACACCTGCTTTCGT GTTCTTTGTTATAGCTAATGCCATGGTGAGCTTCCACAACTTGTTGATGATTGGTCTTCAGATTTTCAGCCGGAAACTGGAATGTAAAGGCTTCCGTCTCCTCTCCGTTGCTATTCTTGACATG CTAAACGCAGCTCTGGTATCTGCGGCTGCAAACGGGGCGGTGTTCATAGCGGAGATAGGGCAGAACGGGAACAAGCACGCCAAGTGGAACAAAGTCTGCGACAGGTTCTCCATTTACTGCGATCACGGTAGAGGAGCACTTATCGCCGCTTTCTCCGGAGTCATTCTTATGCTCCTCGTCTCCGCCGTCTCCATTTCCCGCCTCTCAATCTATTCTAACAAACCCTCCACCTCCACCGCCGCGGCTGTTGCTTCTCCGTAG